Genomic segment of Rhinoderma darwinii isolate aRhiDar2 chromosome 12, aRhiDar2.hap1, whole genome shotgun sequence:
AtatttagatatgaatccatcgttgcagatcacgaccACGATACTTGctatttgtcttccctggggcaaatGGAATCTtctagcaagacaatgcgacatgtcacacggctagaaatgtgccACAGtgattggaagagcacgaccaagacttccgagTACTTCCCCCTAATTCTCCACACTTTAAACCAATTCAACATCATCACCGACCagtaccttattgagtcacttccagcccgtctagctgctgtccgtgctgcacacggtggttactctggatattagctgctggtcataataatgggactcgactgtgtataataAATGATATGTATAAGTTTATATCGTCAGAGTATTCATTAAAAGTTTTCTATTCCTGACACTGAGAAACAAATATAACCCCCAGTAAAGACTAATGAATAACAAGGGAGTTTTAGAATTACTTTCGGCTCTGATGTCCTACAATACATTTGggatcaataaaaatatataagaaaGATTTCTTAGCCTGAGCTTTCTTTATGGGAAatgccatttccatcatgtccacaTATACATGTGCTAGAGGGTACAAAGAAAACCccaaataaatactttattaaaccAAAAATAAAGCTTTGTCAACAAGTTACTGGAAACCCGATTCTGTTGAGGTAAGTGTATTGCAAATTTATATATAAACTGTGGAAATCACTAAAGGAAACATAAAGAAATTAATCAAATACAACAAAAAGACTCATGATGTGCATACGGTTTTACTTATATTGTGGCTTCACATATTCCTAACAGGATTTCTGATGGAGaactttatgacatatccattaaATATACTAAAAAGTCTGTTCAGTAGTGGTTCAATGGAAATGATAAATAAAGGGAAAAggggaaaagaaaaaatgaagggCAAGAAGTGATTGGATCAAATAGATCACTAGTTAATAAACCGGTACTAGTAGGTATAGGTAACCTTTCAGGGATAGGGTGAGTGGGTCCCTGTTCTTTCCTAGAACACCCTATGATATGTATCAGATTCCGTTATCATATCATAAATTGATaattgtgtttatttattttatttcattcccAGATAACCTATAAGAAGGCTCCTCTAAGCCGAGAAAAACCAATAACTGATTAAATGGGAATAGAAGAAAGGTGAGAATCACGACTTATTGCAATAGAATTGCTCTGTAAGACGGTTACTTTGTGTGTGTTTTGCTGCTTAGATACATTTGATGTCACCAACTGACAGATAAAGCTGCTCGTATTTTGATCTTTAAGTGATACTATGTTGCTAGGTGGTCCTGTACGTAATTTACGTCTGGCAGATAAATCACGGACCATAAACAGGTTGATGAATTGTGCCTCAGAGAGTGCACTTGCCGGGCAGCACGAAGACTCAGAGAAACCTGCTGACAGTGCAAGGTGAATCAGGAGAAATGAGCTCCGTGCTGAAGATAATGGTCGCCTACAGCACCAACCAGTTGCCACACTCCTGGCAGATATATGAGAGCAGCAGAGGTCCTCGCTATTGTTCTGCTCCGAGACAGTCACAGCGGTAATCACAGCGGTGACCTGTCGTTATCTGTCTCACCGTGTGACCACCTAGACATATAACGGCAGGTCTGATTGCCGCTTCTCTAGCTGAGCGGCTGACTTTCTCTGGTCAGCTGCCGGGTCTAGAGCTGGGCATTGACAAGTCCACCTCTGTGACTGTCTCGGAGCAGAACAACAGCGAAGACCTCTGCTGCTCTCATATATCTGCCAGGAGTGTGGCAACTGGTTGGTGCTGTAGCCGAGCATTATCTACTGTACGGAGCTCATTTATCCTGATTCACAGTATATCTGGGaactaaataaaattaataaatacaaTTGTCAATAGATACTTAATGTACTAACAATGACATGATAATGGGAAGTGAAACTTATCATAGGTTGTTCTAGGAAAAAACAGGGACCACTCACCCTATCCCTGTCAGGTTTCCTATACCTACTAGTGCCGGTTTATTAACTAGTGTAACTACCAAGTATTGAGCCTCGTCGTGACCAATTTGTTCCTTATCTACGAATAAAAACTTGCACTGTTCAACTGCAATCTGTGTTGCGACATTCTGATCGGGATGGCACAACAACCCCTGCACACCACTggagtcatcaaacaccatcactGACTTTTCTAACACTGGGAACCAGGGGCATTTGCCCCATGGCTTTTGCCCAGCCAGATCTTCCAGCAttagccacattcaattgtatctgcttctTCCACCTTCACCAGTACCCCATGGTAGCCTATCTTCAGAGTCTAACAACACGCCTGTGTCCAATGTGCTATAATAGAGCATAACTGTGTCATCATGGCCACTTCtcagaggaggaagaggacaaggcactccatttttttttgttttgcagggaaGTGGTGACATGCAATAAAATATGCAAATATAAGAATATATACAGTAACACTCCATTATAGTCTAAGGGagatatggaaacagcatagaaaGTGTCTTAAACAATTCTAGAAGCTATGGCCACAGTCTCCAAAGTCAACTTTTTTACCAATCGTGAGCTTCTTATTTTCTCTTTCAGATACTGGGTAAATTATATGGAGACATCAAACCAAACAAGTCCAAAGCGGTTCATTCTTCTTGGCTTATCCGACGTTCCTCAACTACAGGTTATATGTTTCCTTGTATTTTTGGTGATGTATTTGATCACATTTTCAGGAAATGTTTTACTAATAATTGTGGTGAGGACCAACCCAACCTTACACACACCTATGTACTTCTTCCTCTGCAATCTCTCTTTCATTGACATCTGCTTGTCCTCAACCATAGTTCCCGTCATCTTAACTAATACTTTATCCAAGGACAAAACTATTTCGCTATTGGGCTGTGCTTGTCAGATATTCTTCATACTACTACTTGGGGCAGTAGAGTGTATTCTACTTTCGGTCATGGCTTTTGATAGGTTTGCAGCCATCTGTAGGCCGTTGCATTATAATCTTATTATCAACAAGAAGGTTTGCGTTTTCTTTGCTTTAACATCATGGAGCGTGGGCCTAATAAATGTCCTCATACAAGTGCCGCTTACTTTCCGATTACCTTTCTGTAAGTCTCATCATGTCAACCATTTTTTCTGTGAAGTGCCTCCTTTATTAAAATTGTCCTGCAAGGATCCGCGGCTTAATGAGATAACAATGTATTTAGCAGCCGGAATTATTGTCATGGGTGCTTTCCTC
This window contains:
- the LOC142665089 gene encoding olfactory receptor 5AR1-like translates to MGIEERYWVNYMETSNQTSPKRFILLGLSDVPQLQVICFLVFLVMYLITFSGNVLLIIVVRTNPTLHTPMYFFLCNLSFIDICLSSTIVPVILTNTLSKDKTISLLGCACQIFFILLLGAVECILLSVMAFDRFAAICRPLHYNLIINKKVCVFFALTSWSVGLINVLIQVPLTFRLPFCKSHHVNHFFCEVPPLLKLSCKDPRLNEITMYLAAGIIVMGAFLLTLGSYVHIISTILKIRSSQGRQKAFSTCGSHLTVVILYYGTILIIYLQPRSSYSPEIDKTLSVLYGVVTPMLNPIIYSIRNKDVKNSVINNIKRKLNLHKT